A single region of the Malaclemys terrapin pileata isolate rMalTer1 chromosome 4, rMalTer1.hap1, whole genome shotgun sequence genome encodes:
- the PLD4 gene encoding 5'-3' exonuclease PLD4, whose amino-acid sequence MWKGVEGTNLLQEILSAGCQNSSCQPDQKKAEHFHSRLSAKMIGKNAFKKSLLLNEYSYVKLNSNDQKGIKAVQFLLVISIVGFVVLMAIYIIKPVNIDFPEDKETIISSYQQMEEQGLFGDILEDKMINEDNVNRCNDSCNFELVESIPYDMPYETNSTTVKPLYQAWMGLLNMAQERIHVASYYWSLTGEDIKVNDSSSEEGEDILKKFESLLMENVSVYIATSLPTLAVNSTDLKVLKKKGAHVRRVNFGHLTKGVLHSKFWIVDMKHTYIGSANMDWRSFSQVKEVGAVIYNCSCLANDLWKTFRTYWDLGHANATVPSPWPSNYSTKINKYRPLDVQFNGTLTTAYFSASPPVFCPKGRTHDLISIIDVINDAEEYVYISVMEYFPTTRFRHPAKYWPDIDNALRRVAFNHNVQIRLLISCWLHTDPSMFHYLQSLHALSDPHTNITIDVKIFIVPVLNHTNIPFGRVNHNKYMVTDKVAYIGTSNWSKDYFSNTAGVGLIVNQTSTGPQRKKPVIQEQLKNLFERDWNSKYSVNMEDLHGQKDCAWEEGLSYL is encoded by the exons ATGTGGAAGGGGGTTGAGGGCACAAATCTGTTGCAGGAGATTTTGTCTGCTGGCTGCCAGAACAGCAGCTGTCAGCCTGATCAAAAGAAGGCAGAGCATTTTCACAGCAGACTCTCTGCCAAGATG ATtggaaaaaatgcttttaaaaaatccctgCTGTTAAATGAGTATTCCTATGTGAAATTAAACTCAAATGACCAAAAAGGCATCAAAGCG GTCCAGTTCCTACTGGTGATTTCAATAGTTGGGTTTGTTGTTCTGATGGCTATTTACATCATAAAACCAGTCAACATAGATtttccagaggacaaagaaaccATTATCAGTAGTTACCAGCAGATGGAGGAGCAAGGACTCTTTGGTGATATCTTGGAAGACAAGATGATTAATGAAGACAATGTCAATAGATGTAATGATTCATGCAA TTTTGAACTTGTGGAAAGTATTCCTTATGACATGCCTTATGAGACAAATAGCACCACTGTGAAACCCTTGTACCAAGCGTGGATGGGTCTTCTCAACATGGCACAGGAAAGAATTCATGTGGCTTCTTACTACTGGTCTCTCACAGGAGAAGATATAAAAGTAAATGACTCATCTTCTGAAGAG GGTGAAGATATTCTGAAGAAGTTCGAAAGTTTACTTATGGAGAATGTCTCAGTGTATATTGCAACAAGCCTGCCAACTTTAGCTGTCAATTCAACTGATCTTAAGGTTTTGAAGAAAAAAG GGGCTCATGTAAGAAGGGTCAATTTTGGACATTTGACAAAAGGTGTGCTGCATTCCAAATTCTGGATTGTAGACATGAAACACACGTATATTGGCAGTGCAAATATGGACTGGAGGTCATTTTCTCAG GTGAAAGAAGTTGGTGCCGTGATATACAACTGCAGCTGCTTAGCCAATGATCTATGGAAAACGTTCAGAACATACTGGGATCTTGGGCACGCTAATGCCACCGTTCCCTCTCCATGGCCGAGCAATTATTCCACTAAAATTAACAAGTATAGGCCTCTGGATGTGCAGTTTAATGGAACCTTGACAACAGCCTATTTTTCT GCCTCTCCTCCTGTGTTTTGCCCAAAGGGTCGTACTCACGACCTCATTTCTATTATTGATGTTATAAATGATGCAGAAGAATATGTGTATATCTCAGTCATGGAGTATTTTCCTACAACCCGCTTCAGACACCCAGCAAA ATACTGGCCAGACATTGACAATGCTCTGAGACGTGTGGCATTCAACCACAATGTACAAATCAGGCTTTTGATCAGCTGCTGGCTTCACACTGACCCATCCATGTTCCATTACTTGCAGTCACTTCATGCTCTCAGTGATCCACATACCAACATCACCATCGATGTG AAAATCTTCATTGTTCCAGTTCTGAATCACACAAACATCCCTTTCGGGAGAGTGAACCACAACAAATATATGGTCACTGATAAAGTGGCGTATATTG GGACTTCCAATTGGTCAAAAGATTACTTTAGTAATACAGCTGGAGTTGGGCTGATTGTCAACCAGACTTCAACAGGTCCTCAAAGAAAGAAGCCGGTTATCCAGGAACAATTAAAAAATCTTTTTGAACGAGACTGGAATTCCAAATATTCAGTAAATATGGAAGATCTACATGGGCAGAAAGACTGTGCCTGGGAAGAGGGATTAAGTTACTTATAA